A genome region from Anastrepha ludens isolate Willacy chromosome 3, idAnaLude1.1, whole genome shotgun sequence includes the following:
- the LOC128859042 gene encoding uncharacterized protein LOC128859042 yields the protein MLEYGKSLFKKARNNKTEIMWAATKSFLWRIIAPEDGKAAVLGVECNTIWPKDNTAVRLTEFGKQILQNCTKVHKPNASQIDIERFMENSAGFPLEFGTNTCRVMSQPVERYPAITKQIASAYPLIHERVLYLYLAFLEYKCKYGNDIEREIYTDMTVTSFVQRLLEKRCASFYGCIDKYLLVTGERGYGGFCEIGTSGEKAPMQLKDVLSYDEIKLTAFLSVSSHSEFINDGNRYNEGVIEVDKSKIEQEGVVIGLIGGRFQVEDAMEWQDIMITATQNTKANGYGYTALEVEQTDRSFVNYRQLWTQFYEEQDLIYEKVKALTSKRFYKRPDSRYIFDNLMMKKRYAISFDTLLLEAEARGAAISKQMYIHVVGIGLGSWRAVPQQEKIFLQTFGERLQALLPHLTHISVVHFSYFVMSAWANLQDGGFIASETHPENGIRIFMHNRNPSQKLAPEFENMMIVESYAWAGNALPGNDFWLGALSSSGDPAAACSTLISELHNPHINTEMVNGENLHIASNRYGVLHIAEYSKKILEQ from the exons ATGTTAGAGTATGGCAAATCTTTATTTAAG AAGGCCCgaaataataaaacagaaataatgTGGGCAGCCACTAAATCGTTTCTTTGGCGTATAATTGCACCTGAGGATGGCAAAGCAGCAGTGCTTGGTGTAGAGTGTAATACAATATGGCCAAAAGATAATACAGCTGTGAGACTGACTGAATTTGGCAAGCAAATACTACAAAATTGCACAAAAGTGCATAAGCCAAACGCGAGTCAAATTGACATTGAACGATTTATGGAGAATTCAGCCGGTTTTCCTTTGGAG TTTGGCACCAACACATGTCGTGTGATGAGTCAACCCGTGGAACGTTATCCAGCAATCACGAAACAAATCGCTTCTGCCTACCCCTTAATACATGAACGTGTTTTGTACTTATATCTAGCATTCCTGGaatacaaatgcaaatatg gcaatgacattGAACGTGAAATTTATACAGACATGACAGTTACCTCATTCGTGCAAAGATTACTGGAGAAACGTTGTGCATCTTTTTATGGTTGCATAGATAAATACTTACTGGTCACTGGAGAAAGGGGTTATGGGGGATTTTGTGAAATCGGCACCAGTGGCGAAAAAGCGCCAATGCAGCTAAAAGATGTGTTGAGTTATGATGAAATTAAG CTCACCGCCTTTCTATCGGTGTCTTCACATAGTGAATTCATCAATGATGGTAATCGTTATAATGAGGGCGTTATTGAAGTAGATAAGTCCAAAATTGAACAAGAAGGTGTAGTTATTGGCCTAATAGGGGGTCGCTTCCAGGTAGAGGATGCTATGGAGTGGCAAGATATAATGATTACTGCCACACAGAATACTAAAGCAAATGGCTATGGCTACACGGCCCTGGAAGTAGAGCAAACAGACAGGAGCTTTGTCAACTACAGACAATTGTGGACACAATTTTATGAAGAACAAGATTTAATCTATGAAAAAGTTAAAGCACTGACTTCAAAACGCTTCTATAAAAGGCCTGATTCTAGGTACATTTTCGACAATTTAATGATGAAGAAACGCTATGCGATATCTTTTGATACACTGCTACTGGAAGCAGAAGCACGAGGTGCTGCTATTAGCAAGCAAATGTATATACACGTGGTAGGCATAGGCTTGGGTTCATGGAGAGCGGTGCCGCagcaggaaaaaatatttttacagacTTTTGGCGAGCGCTTACAAGCGCTACTACCTCATTTAACACACATTTCTGTTGTGcacttttcatattttgttaTGTCCGCATGGGCAAATCTGCAGGATGGTGGGTTCATTGCATCGGAGACGCACCCGGAGAATGGCATTCGAATATTTATGCACAATCGCAATCCCTCACAGAAACTG gCACCTGAATTTGAAAATATGATGATAGTGGAGTCATATGCCTGGGCTGGTAACGCTTTGCCCGGGAACGATTTTTGGCTT ggcGCTCTTTCCTCTTCCGGTGATCCTGCCGCCGCTTGCAGCACGCTGATCTCTGAGTTGCACAATCCGCACATCAACACTGAAATGGTTAACGGTGAAAATTTACATATCGCTTCGAATCGCTATGGCGTTTTGCATATAGCagaatattcaaagaaaattttagaacagtaa
- the LOC128859040 gene encoding uncharacterized protein LOC128859040 isoform X1, with amino-acid sequence MQNACTFKNLFLHSNNDIEAALNQVWPKRDSVVELSAFGKELLQKCATVPIPEASEIRIENFIKASSEFPLKVCGWVCVCACALLYAGSNQIATLLLATDTCRVMSQPKERYTEIAKQIASAYPVIHERVLGLYLAFLEHKCKYGSNIERALYDGMTLKALVQRLLEKRCVSFVGPLDHYLLINGKTGLGKFYEVGTVDEESPLILKDVLSYDEMKLSAFLSISSYTEFLNDGNRKNAGVFETDKSKIEREGVIIGIIGARFQAREAMDWQDIIITREQNKKERGYGYAMQAAKNTTNPLVGYRRIWTSFYEQQDVLYENVNTQNTPRFYHIPHTKFIFDNAMMKKRNAISFDTLLLEANARGNIAGKKVYLHVVGIGLGAWRAVEHQGKIFLETFGERLQELLPCLPHISVVHFSYFGMSSWANLEDGGVIASETHPDGGIKTFLSNRNPAQKLAPEFENMLVVESYAWDGNALPGNEFWHGSLTSSSDPAAACSTLITELHNPHINTKMVNGANLHVASDRYGVLHISEYAKKVFMEKLE; translated from the exons ATGCAAAATGCATGCACTTTCAAGAATCTATTTTTGCATTCGAATAATGACATTGAGGCAGCATTAAATCAAGTATGGCCCAAACGAGATTCTGTTGTAGAACTAAGTGCATTTGGGAAGGAATTACTGCAAAAATGTGCAACGGTGCCTATACCTGAAGCGAGCGAAATTCGCATCGAAAATTTCATAAAGGCATCGTCAGAGTTTCCACTGAAGGTATGTGGgtgggtgtgtgtatgtgcatgtgcgctTTTGTATGCAGGCAGTAATCAAATTGCGACTTTGCTTTTAGCAACAG ATACATGCCGAGTGATGAGTCAGCCTAAGGAACGTTATACAGAGATTGCTAAACAAATCGCGTCTGCCTATCCGGTAATTCACGAACGTGTGTTGGGATTGTATCTGGCATTCTTGGAGcacaaatgcaaatatg GTAGCAATATTGAACGCGCTTTATATGATGGCATGACGTTAAAAGCTTTGGTACAACGATTGCTGGAGAAGCGCTGTGTCTCGTTTGTGGGTCCCTTGGACCATTATTTGTTAATTAATGGTAAAACAGGCTTAGGAAAGTTTTATGAAGTCGGTACTGTCGATGAAGAATCGCCACTAATACTAAAAGATGTGCTCAGCTATGACGAAATGAAG CTTTCCGCCTTTCTATCCATTTCATCGTACACCGAATTCCTAAACGATGGCAATCGTAAAAATGCTGGCGTTTTTGAGACGGATAAATCGAAAATCGAACGCGAAGGCGTCATTATTGGCATAATCGGTGCACGCTTCCAAGCACGCGAGGCAATGGACTGGCAAGATATTATTATCACCCGGGAACAGAATAAGAAAGAACGCGGTTATGGTTATGCGATGCAGGCTGCCAAAAACACAACAAATCCCCTTGTGGGTTATCGCCGCATCTGGACCAGCTTCTATGAGCAGCAAGAtgttttatatgaaaatgtGAATACACAGAACACACCACGTTTCTACCACATTCCACATACTAAATTCATTTTCGATAACGCAATGATGAAGAAGCGGAATGCCATATCTTTCGATACACTTTTGTTGGAGGCAAATGCTCGTGGCAATATCGCTGGCAAAAAAGTGTACCTGCATGTGGTGGGCATTGGTCTAGGAGCTTGGCGAGCTGTTGAGCATCagggtaaaatatttttagaaacctTTGGTGAACGCTTACAAGAACTGCTGCCATGCTTGCCTCATATTTCTGTTGTACACTTTTCATATTTTGGCATGTCCTCTTGGGCTAATCTTGAAGATGGTGGTGTCATTGCATCGGAAACACATCCTGATGGCGGCATTAAAACATTTCTGAGTAATCGAAATCCTGCGCAGAAATTG GCACCTGAATTCGAAAATATGCTTGTTGTGGAATCGTATGCTTGGGATGGCAATGCTTTGCCAGGCAATGAATTTTGGCAT GGCTCCCTCACATCTTCCAGTGATCCTGCAGCAGCCTGCAGCACGCTCATCACTGAGCTACACAACccacatataaatacaaaaatggttAATGGCGCAAATTTGCATGTGGCATCAGATCGTTATGGCGTTTTGCATATTTCGGAGTATGCAAAGAAAGTTTTTATGGAGAAACTTGAATAA
- the LOC128859043 gene encoding uncharacterized protein LOC128859043 has product MFLNIIKKLFKSSERNFDDDALNEFWPTVDGGFPLTEFGRKLLQKCTQVQKPEASAVDIDSFMDQSLSFPLKFGRDTCRVMSQPKERFAAIERQIASAYPVIHERVLGLYLAFLEHKCNYGNDLEHAVYVGMTLTGLVQRLLEKRCVAFVGPLDEYLLLKGRKTMANFFDVGTEDEKAPLILKDVLSYDEIKLSAFLSVSSHTEFLNNGRRFNCGIIEEDKTKIETTGVIIGIIGGRFEAEDVMEWQDIMITPMQNTKARGYGYNAKTAKKANKRSVDYRQLWTRFYEEQDLVYDKVENIVSPRFFKDERTRFIFDNLVMKKRYAITFDTLLLEADARGTAAEKQVYLHVVGIGLGAWRAVKHQDKIFLKTFSERLQALLLHLTHISVVHFSNFRPSSAEHHLRDGGLFEAETHPNGGIKTFIHDRYAAEKLAPEYERMLIVESYAWDANALPGNEFWKGWLTSSGDPAAACSTLIAELHNPHINTKMVNGENLHIASGRFGILHIAEYSKKILEQKA; this is encoded by the exons atgtttttaaatataatcaaaaaattgttcaaatcaAGCGAAAGGAATTTTGACGATGACGCATTGAATGAGTTTTGGCCGACAGTCGATGGAGGTTTTCCGTTAACTGAATTTGGCAGGAAATTGTTGCAGAAATGCACTCAAGTGCAAAAACCTGAAGCAAGCGCAGTTGACATAGACAGTTTCATGGATCAATCATTGAGCTTCCCACTGAAG TTTGGCAGGGATACTTGCCGTGTGATGAGTCAGCCTAAGGAACGTTTTGCAGCAATCGAAAGACAAATCGCTTCTGCCTATCCAGTAATACATGAACGTGTTTTGGGATTGTATTTGGCTTTCTTGGAACACAAATGCAATTATG GCAACGATCTAGAACACGCCGTTTATGTTGGCATGACCCTCACAGGTCTCGTACAGCGATTACTAGAGAAACGTTGTGTCGCCTTTGTGGGTCCACTCGATGAATATCTGCTTTTAAAGGGCAGGAAGACAATGGCAAATTTTTTCGATGTAGGCACAGAAGATGAGAAGGCGCCATTAATTTTGAAAGATGTATTGAGCTATGACGAGATCAAG CTCTCTGCCTTTCTTTCGGTGTCATCACACACGGAGTTTCTCAACAACGGTAGGCGTTTTAACTGTGGCATCATTGAGGAggataaaacaaaaatcgagaCTACTGGCGTTATAATCGGCATTATCGGTGGCCGCTTCGAGGCGGAAGACGTAATGGAGTGGCAAGATATAATGATTACGCcaatgcaaaatacaaaagcGCGCGGCTATGGTTACAACGCCAAAACCGCAAAGAAGGCCAACAAACGCAGCGTGGACTATCGTCAATTATGGACGCGTTTTTATGAAGAACAGGATTTAGTTTATGATAAAGTAGAAAATATCGTGTCACCTCGTTTCTTTAAAGACGAACGCACACGTTTCATTTTCGACAATTTGGTGATGAAGAAACGCTACGCCATCACTTTCGATACACTGCTGCTGGAGGCAGATGCGCGAGGAACTGCCGCTGAGAAACAAGTATACCTGCATGTAGTCGGTATTGGATTAGGTGCTTGGCGTGCAGTAAAACATcaagataaaatatttttgaaaacatttagtGAACGCTTGCAGGCACTTTTGCTGCATCTGACACATATTTCGGTGGTGCACTTCTCGAATTTCAGACCTTCGTCTGCGGAGCATCATCTCAGAGATGGTGGATTGTTTGAAGCGGAAACACACCCTAACGGTGGTATCAAAACGTTCATACATGATCGTTACGCAGCGGAAAAATTG GCACCGGAGTATGAAAGAATGCTAATAGTCGAGTCGTACGCCTGGGATGCAAATGCCTTGCCAGGCAATGAATTTTGGAAG GGCTGGCTTACAAGTTCCGGTGACCCTGCCGCCGCTTGCAGCACGCTCATCGCTGAACTGCATAATCCTCACATCAATACAAAAATGGTGAATGGCGAAAATTTGCATATAGCTTCAGGCAGATTTGGTATATTACATATTGCTgagtattccaaaaaaattttagagcaAAAGGCTTAG
- the LOC128859040 gene encoding uncharacterized protein LOC128859040 isoform X3 has translation MQNACTFKNLFLHSNNDIEAALNQVWPKRDSVVELSAFGKELLQKCATVPIPEASEIRIENFIKASSEFPLKVCGWVCVCACALLYAGSNQIATLLLATDTCRVMSQPKERYTEIAKQIASAYPVIHERVLGLYLAFLEHKCKYGSNIERALYDGMTLKALVQRLLEKRCVSFVGPLDHYLLINGKTGLGKFYEVGTVDEESPLILKDVLSYDEMKLSAFLSISSYTEFLNDGNRKNAGVFETDKSKIEREGVIIGIIGARFQAREAMDWQDIIITREQNKKERGYGYAMQAAKNTTNPLVGYRRIWTSFYEQQDVLYENVNTQNTPRFYHIPHTKFIFDNAMMKKRNAISFDTLLLEANARGNIAGKKVYLHVVGIGLGAWRAVEHQDGGVIASETHPDGGIKTFLSNRNPAQKLAPEFENMLVVESYAWDGNALPGNEFWHGSLTSSSDPAAACSTLITELHNPHINTKMVNGANLHVASDRYGVLHISEYAKKVFMEKLE, from the exons ATGCAAAATGCATGCACTTTCAAGAATCTATTTTTGCATTCGAATAATGACATTGAGGCAGCATTAAATCAAGTATGGCCCAAACGAGATTCTGTTGTAGAACTAAGTGCATTTGGGAAGGAATTACTGCAAAAATGTGCAACGGTGCCTATACCTGAAGCGAGCGAAATTCGCATCGAAAATTTCATAAAGGCATCGTCAGAGTTTCCACTGAAGGTATGTGGgtgggtgtgtgtatgtgcatgtgcgctTTTGTATGCAGGCAGTAATCAAATTGCGACTTTGCTTTTAGCAACAG ATACATGCCGAGTGATGAGTCAGCCTAAGGAACGTTATACAGAGATTGCTAAACAAATCGCGTCTGCCTATCCGGTAATTCACGAACGTGTGTTGGGATTGTATCTGGCATTCTTGGAGcacaaatgcaaatatg GTAGCAATATTGAACGCGCTTTATATGATGGCATGACGTTAAAAGCTTTGGTACAACGATTGCTGGAGAAGCGCTGTGTCTCGTTTGTGGGTCCCTTGGACCATTATTTGTTAATTAATGGTAAAACAGGCTTAGGAAAGTTTTATGAAGTCGGTACTGTCGATGAAGAATCGCCACTAATACTAAAAGATGTGCTCAGCTATGACGAAATGAAG CTTTCCGCCTTTCTATCCATTTCATCGTACACCGAATTCCTAAACGATGGCAATCGTAAAAATGCTGGCGTTTTTGAGACGGATAAATCGAAAATCGAACGCGAAGGCGTCATTATTGGCATAATCGGTGCACGCTTCCAAGCACGCGAGGCAATGGACTGGCAAGATATTATTATCACCCGGGAACAGAATAAGAAAGAACGCGGTTATGGTTATGCGATGCAGGCTGCCAAAAACACAACAAATCCCCTTGTGGGTTATCGCCGCATCTGGACCAGCTTCTATGAGCAGCAAGAtgttttatatgaaaatgtGAATACACAGAACACACCACGTTTCTACCACATTCCACATACTAAATTCATTTTCGATAACGCAATGATGAAGAAGCGGAATGCCATATCTTTCGATACACTTTTGTTGGAGGCAAATGCTCGTGGCAATATCGCTGGCAAAAAAGTGTACCTGCATGTGGTGGGCATTGGTCTAGGAGCTTGGCGAGCTGTTGAGCATCagg ATGGTGGTGTCATTGCATCGGAAACACATCCTGATGGCGGCATTAAAACATTTCTGAGTAATCGAAATCCTGCGCAGAAATTG GCACCTGAATTCGAAAATATGCTTGTTGTGGAATCGTATGCTTGGGATGGCAATGCTTTGCCAGGCAATGAATTTTGGCAT GGCTCCCTCACATCTTCCAGTGATCCTGCAGCAGCCTGCAGCACGCTCATCACTGAGCTACACAACccacatataaatacaaaaatggttAATGGCGCAAATTTGCATGTGGCATCAGATCGTTATGGCGTTTTGCATATTTCGGAGTATGCAAAGAAAGTTTTTATGGAGAAACTTGAATAA
- the LOC128859040 gene encoding uncharacterized protein LOC128859040 isoform X2 codes for MQNACTFKNLFLHSNNDIEAALNQVWPKRDSVVELSAFGKELLQKCATVPIPEASEIRIENFIKASSEFPLKFGTDTCRVMSQPKERYTEIAKQIASAYPVIHERVLGLYLAFLEHKCKYGSNIERALYDGMTLKALVQRLLEKRCVSFVGPLDHYLLINGKTGLGKFYEVGTVDEESPLILKDVLSYDEMKLSAFLSISSYTEFLNDGNRKNAGVFETDKSKIEREGVIIGIIGARFQAREAMDWQDIIITREQNKKERGYGYAMQAAKNTTNPLVGYRRIWTSFYEQQDVLYENVNTQNTPRFYHIPHTKFIFDNAMMKKRNAISFDTLLLEANARGNIAGKKVYLHVVGIGLGAWRAVEHQGKIFLETFGERLQELLPCLPHISVVHFSYFGMSSWANLEDGGVIASETHPDGGIKTFLSNRNPAQKLAPEFENMLVVESYAWDGNALPGNEFWHGSLTSSSDPAAACSTLITELHNPHINTKMVNGANLHVASDRYGVLHISEYAKKVFMEKLE; via the exons ATGCAAAATGCATGCACTTTCAAGAATCTATTTTTGCATTCGAATAATGACATTGAGGCAGCATTAAATCAAGTATGGCCCAAACGAGATTCTGTTGTAGAACTAAGTGCATTTGGGAAGGAATTACTGCAAAAATGTGCAACGGTGCCTATACCTGAAGCGAGCGAAATTCGCATCGAAAATTTCATAAAGGCATCGTCAGAGTTTCCACTGAAG TTCGGCACAGATACATGCCGAGTGATGAGTCAGCCTAAGGAACGTTATACAGAGATTGCTAAACAAATCGCGTCTGCCTATCCGGTAATTCACGAACGTGTGTTGGGATTGTATCTGGCATTCTTGGAGcacaaatgcaaatatg GTAGCAATATTGAACGCGCTTTATATGATGGCATGACGTTAAAAGCTTTGGTACAACGATTGCTGGAGAAGCGCTGTGTCTCGTTTGTGGGTCCCTTGGACCATTATTTGTTAATTAATGGTAAAACAGGCTTAGGAAAGTTTTATGAAGTCGGTACTGTCGATGAAGAATCGCCACTAATACTAAAAGATGTGCTCAGCTATGACGAAATGAAG CTTTCCGCCTTTCTATCCATTTCATCGTACACCGAATTCCTAAACGATGGCAATCGTAAAAATGCTGGCGTTTTTGAGACGGATAAATCGAAAATCGAACGCGAAGGCGTCATTATTGGCATAATCGGTGCACGCTTCCAAGCACGCGAGGCAATGGACTGGCAAGATATTATTATCACCCGGGAACAGAATAAGAAAGAACGCGGTTATGGTTATGCGATGCAGGCTGCCAAAAACACAACAAATCCCCTTGTGGGTTATCGCCGCATCTGGACCAGCTTCTATGAGCAGCAAGAtgttttatatgaaaatgtGAATACACAGAACACACCACGTTTCTACCACATTCCACATACTAAATTCATTTTCGATAACGCAATGATGAAGAAGCGGAATGCCATATCTTTCGATACACTTTTGTTGGAGGCAAATGCTCGTGGCAATATCGCTGGCAAAAAAGTGTACCTGCATGTGGTGGGCATTGGTCTAGGAGCTTGGCGAGCTGTTGAGCATCagggtaaaatatttttagaaacctTTGGTGAACGCTTACAAGAACTGCTGCCATGCTTGCCTCATATTTCTGTTGTACACTTTTCATATTTTGGCATGTCCTCTTGGGCTAATCTTGAAGATGGTGGTGTCATTGCATCGGAAACACATCCTGATGGCGGCATTAAAACATTTCTGAGTAATCGAAATCCTGCGCAGAAATTG GCACCTGAATTCGAAAATATGCTTGTTGTGGAATCGTATGCTTGGGATGGCAATGCTTTGCCAGGCAATGAATTTTGGCAT GGCTCCCTCACATCTTCCAGTGATCCTGCAGCAGCCTGCAGCACGCTCATCACTGAGCTACACAACccacatataaatacaaaaatggttAATGGCGCAAATTTGCATGTGGCATCAGATCGTTATGGCGTTTTGCATATTTCGGAGTATGCAAAGAAAGTTTTTATGGAGAAACTTGAATAA
- the LOC128859040 gene encoding uncharacterized protein LOC128859040 isoform X4 gives MSQPKERYTEIAKQIASAYPVIHERVLGLYLAFLEHKCKYGSNIERALYDGMTLKALVQRLLEKRCVSFVGPLDHYLLINGKTGLGKFYEVGTVDEESPLILKDVLSYDEMKLSAFLSISSYTEFLNDGNRKNAGVFETDKSKIEREGVIIGIIGARFQAREAMDWQDIIITREQNKKERGYGYAMQAAKNTTNPLVGYRRIWTSFYEQQDVLYENVNTQNTPRFYHIPHTKFIFDNAMMKKRNAISFDTLLLEANARGNIAGKKVYLHVVGIGLGAWRAVEHQGKIFLETFGERLQELLPCLPHISVVHFSYFGMSSWANLEDGGVIASETHPDGGIKTFLSNRNPAQKLAPEFENMLVVESYAWDGNALPGNEFWHGSLTSSSDPAAACSTLITELHNPHINTKMVNGANLHVASDRYGVLHISEYAKKVFMEKLE, from the exons ATGAGTCAGCCTAAGGAACGTTATACAGAGATTGCTAAACAAATCGCGTCTGCCTATCCGGTAATTCACGAACGTGTGTTGGGATTGTATCTGGCATTCTTGGAGcacaaatgcaaatatg GTAGCAATATTGAACGCGCTTTATATGATGGCATGACGTTAAAAGCTTTGGTACAACGATTGCTGGAGAAGCGCTGTGTCTCGTTTGTGGGTCCCTTGGACCATTATTTGTTAATTAATGGTAAAACAGGCTTAGGAAAGTTTTATGAAGTCGGTACTGTCGATGAAGAATCGCCACTAATACTAAAAGATGTGCTCAGCTATGACGAAATGAAG CTTTCCGCCTTTCTATCCATTTCATCGTACACCGAATTCCTAAACGATGGCAATCGTAAAAATGCTGGCGTTTTTGAGACGGATAAATCGAAAATCGAACGCGAAGGCGTCATTATTGGCATAATCGGTGCACGCTTCCAAGCACGCGAGGCAATGGACTGGCAAGATATTATTATCACCCGGGAACAGAATAAGAAAGAACGCGGTTATGGTTATGCGATGCAGGCTGCCAAAAACACAACAAATCCCCTTGTGGGTTATCGCCGCATCTGGACCAGCTTCTATGAGCAGCAAGAtgttttatatgaaaatgtGAATACACAGAACACACCACGTTTCTACCACATTCCACATACTAAATTCATTTTCGATAACGCAATGATGAAGAAGCGGAATGCCATATCTTTCGATACACTTTTGTTGGAGGCAAATGCTCGTGGCAATATCGCTGGCAAAAAAGTGTACCTGCATGTGGTGGGCATTGGTCTAGGAGCTTGGCGAGCTGTTGAGCATCagggtaaaatatttttagaaacctTTGGTGAACGCTTACAAGAACTGCTGCCATGCTTGCCTCATATTTCTGTTGTACACTTTTCATATTTTGGCATGTCCTCTTGGGCTAATCTTGAAGATGGTGGTGTCATTGCATCGGAAACACATCCTGATGGCGGCATTAAAACATTTCTGAGTAATCGAAATCCTGCGCAGAAATTG GCACCTGAATTCGAAAATATGCTTGTTGTGGAATCGTATGCTTGGGATGGCAATGCTTTGCCAGGCAATGAATTTTGGCAT GGCTCCCTCACATCTTCCAGTGATCCTGCAGCAGCCTGCAGCACGCTCATCACTGAGCTACACAACccacatataaatacaaaaatggttAATGGCGCAAATTTGCATGTGGCATCAGATCGTTATGGCGTTTTGCATATTTCGGAGTATGCAAAGAAAGTTTTTATGGAGAAACTTGAATAA